The following proteins are encoded in a genomic region of Athene noctua unplaced genomic scaffold, bAthNoc1.hap1.1 HAP1_HAP1_scaffold_36, whole genome shotgun sequence:
- the LOC141974204 gene encoding olfactory receptor 14A16-like — protein MCNGSSTTEFLLLAFADRRELQLLHFWLFLGISLAALLGNGLIITAIACDHRLHTPMYFFLLNLSLLDLGSLSTTLPKAMANSLWDNRHISYWGCAAQLFFVLFLMVGEYFLLTVMSYDRYVAICKPLHYGTLLGSRACVHMAAAAWGTGFLTAVLHTANTFSVPLCQGNAVNQSFCEVPQILKLSCSESDYFREAGLIIISICFDLVCFVFIVVSYVQIFRAVLRIPSEQGRHKAFSTCLPHLAVVSLFISTVMFAYLKPPSLSSPTLDLVVSFLYSVVSPTLNPLIYSLRNREIKDALRKLVGRLSAAVDCPPFYSNDSQCMP, from the coding sequence ATGTGCAACGGCAGCTCCaccaccgagttcctcctcctggcattcgcagacagacgggagctgcagctcctgcacttctggctcttcctgggcatctccctggctgccctcctgggcaacggcctcatcatcaccgccatcgcctgtgaccaccgcctgcacacccccatgtacttcttcctcctcaacctctccctcctcgacctgggctccctctccaccactctccccaaagccatggccaactccctctgggacaacaggcacatctcctactgggggtgtgctgcacagctcttttttGTTCTATTCCTGATGGTGGGAGAGTATTTCCTTCTCaccgtcatgtcctacgaccgctacgttgccatctgcaaacccctgcactacgggaccctcctgggcagcagagcttgtgtccacatggcagcagctgcctggggcactgggttcctcactgctgtgctgcacacggccaacacattttcagtgCCATTGTGCCAAGGCAATGCTGTGAACCAGTCCTTTTGtgaagttccccagatcctcaagctctcctgctcagaATCAGACTACTTCAGGGAAGCTGGGCTAatcattattagtatctgttttgaccttgtatgttttgtgttcattgtggtgtcctatgtgcagatcttcagggccgtgctgaggatcccctctgagcagggacggcacaaagccttttccacgtgcctccctcacctggccgtggtctccctctttatcagcactgtCATGTTTGCCTACCTAaagcccccctccctctcctccccaaccctggacctggtggtgtcatttctgtactcagtGGTTTCTCCAACtttgaaccccctcatctacagcttgAGGAACAGGGAGATCaaggatgccctgaggaaactggttGGACGTCTTTCAGCAGCTGTAGACTGTCCACCTTTCTATTCAAATGACTCACAGTGCATGCCATGA